The following DNA comes from Lemur catta isolate mLemCat1 chromosome 8, mLemCat1.pri, whole genome shotgun sequence.
CCATGTGGTCACAGGGCAATAACCTTCCTCATTAAGTTTTTTTAAGGTCTCATATATTTTCTAGTAGTTCATGGGAAAAGTAAAGAGTTTGATAGCCTCCTAATGGAATAGCCCTAGCCTTGAGTTTACTGTAGAGTACATTAATACACACCATAAAAGAGTAgctttaataatttgatttcagGTTTATAGCAATGCTACACAAATCTTACGTTTCTAACTTGGATGACTTAATACACTTCACTAATGTTCCTTTTTTATACACAGATACAATGCACCTGATTTAGTCATGTATTTTTAGTGAGTTGTATACTTTCTGAACCCTCCAGTAGTTGAGATATGTTTGATTTGAACTGTTCATGATCTTTTCCAGCCacctccacctttttttttctttaactgtatAGCATTAGAGATCATAGATGTAGGATCAGAAGATCAGTTtgtgattataaaacaaaaaacattttgattgagatttttttttcccttgctcaAATGGGATGGACTATCTTTACAATAACAAATAAAACTGGAAGTTGATGTTTATTGTAGTTCATATAgtaatgcttttgtttttgaactCTATTGTGTTATTAACATAACTTGCATCTTCAGGTAGTAGGATTTATACCAATTTTTAGAGCTTTTTGAGGGTTGGTTTAAATATACCACAAATATATcacaacatttttgttttcttcatccaGACAGGTGATTTGGCTTCTGCACAGTTAGGAGGAGCACCAAACCGATGGGAGGTTTTGTCAGCCACACCTACAACTATAAAAGATGAAGCTGGTAATCTAGTGCAGATTCCAAGTTCTGCTACTTCAAGTGGGCAGTATGTTCTTCCCCTTCAGAATTTGCagaatcaacaaatattttcagttGCACCAGGATCAGATTCCTCAAATGGTACAGTGTCCAATGTTCAATATCAAGTAATACCACAGATTCAGTCAACAGATGGTCAGCAGGTTCAGATTGGTTTCGCAGGCTCTTCAGATAATGGGGGTATAAATCAAGAAAGCAGTCAAATTCAGATCATTCCTGGCTCTAATCAAACCTTACTTGCCTCTGGAACACCTCctgctaatatccagaatctcaTACCACAGACTGGTCAAGTCCAGGTTCAGGGAGTTGCAATTGGTGGTTCATCTTTTCCTGGCCAAACCCAAGTAGTTGCTAATGTGCCTCTTGGTCTGCCAGGAAATATTACCTTTGTACCAATCAATAGTGTCGATCTAGATTCTTTGGGACTCTCGGGCAGTTCTCAGACAATGACTGCAGGCATTaatgctgatggacatttgataAACACAGGACAAGCTATGGATAGTTCAGACAATTCAGAAAGGACTGGTGAGCGGGTTTCTCCTGATATTAATGAAACTAATACTGATACAGATTTATTTGTGCCAACATCCTCTTCATCACAGTTGCCTGTTACGATAGATAGTACAGGTATATTGCAACAAAACACAAATAGCTTGACTACGTCTAGTGGGCAAGTCCATTCTTCAGATCTTCAGGGAAATTATATCCAGTCGCCTGTTTCTGAAGAGACACAGGCTCAGAATATTCAGGTTTCTACAGCACAGCCTGTTGTACAACATCTACAACTTCAAGAGTCTCAGCAGCCAACCAGTCAAGCGCAAATTGTGCAAGGTATTACACCACAGACAATCCATGGTGTGCAAGCCAGTGGTCAAAATATATCACAACAGGCTTTGCAAAATCTTCAGTTGCAGCTGAATCCTGGAACCTTTTTAATTCAGGCACAGACAGTGACCCCTTCTGGACAAATAACCTGGCAAACATTTCAAGTGCAAGGGGTCCAGAACTTGCAGAACTTGCAAATACAGAATACTGCTGCCCAACAAATAACTTTGACGCCTGTTCAGACACTC
Coding sequences within:
- the SP3 gene encoding transcription factor Sp3 isoform X1 — protein: MTAPEKPVKQEEMAALDVDSGGGGGGGHGEYLQQQQQQQQQQQQGNGAVAAAAQDTQPSPLALLAATCSKIGPPSPGDDEEEAAAAAGAPAAAAAGAGATGDLASAQLGGAPNRWEVLSATPTTIKDEAGNLVQIPSSATSSGQYVLPLQNLQNQQIFSVAPGSDSSNGTVSNVQYQVIPQIQSTDGQQVQIGFAGSSDNGGINQESSQIQIIPGSNQTLLASGTPPANIQNLIPQTGQVQVQGVAIGGSSFPGQTQVVANVPLGLPGNITFVPINSVDLDSLGLSGSSQTMTAGINADGHLINTGQAMDSSDNSERTGERVSPDINETNTDTDLFVPTSSSSQLPVTIDSTGILQQNTNSLTTSSGQVHSSDLQGNYIQSPVSEETQAQNIQVSTAQPVVQHLQLQESQQPTSQAQIVQGITPQTIHGVQASGQNISQQALQNLQLQLNPGTFLIQAQTVTPSGQITWQTFQVQGVQNLQNLQIQNTAAQQITLTPVQTLTLGQIAAGGALTSTPVSLSTGQLPNLQTVTVNSIDSTGIQLHPGENADSPADIRIKEEEPDPEEWQLSGDSTLNTNDLTHLRVQVVDEEGDQQHQEGKRLRRVACTCPNCKEGGGRGTNLGKKKQHICHIPGCGKVYGKTSHLRAHLRWHSGERPFICNWMYCGKRFTRSDELQRHRRTHTGEKKFVCPECSKRFMRSDHLAKHIKTHQNKKGIHSSSTVLASVEAARDDTLITAGGTTLILANIQQGSVSGIGTVNTSATSNQDILTNTEIPLQLVTVSGNETME
- the SP3 gene encoding transcription factor Sp3 isoform X2, whose protein sequence is MAALDVDSGGGGGGGHGEYLQQQQQQQQQQQQGNGAVAAAAQDTQPSPLALLAATCSKIGPPSPGDDEEEAAAAAGAPAAAAAGAGATGDLASAQLGGAPNRWEVLSATPTTIKDEAGNLVQIPSSATSSGQYVLPLQNLQNQQIFSVAPGSDSSNGTVSNVQYQVIPQIQSTDGQQVQIGFAGSSDNGGINQESSQIQIIPGSNQTLLASGTPPANIQNLIPQTGQVQVQGVAIGGSSFPGQTQVVANVPLGLPGNITFVPINSVDLDSLGLSGSSQTMTAGINADGHLINTGQAMDSSDNSERTGERVSPDINETNTDTDLFVPTSSSSQLPVTIDSTGILQQNTNSLTTSSGQVHSSDLQGNYIQSPVSEETQAQNIQVSTAQPVVQHLQLQESQQPTSQAQIVQGITPQTIHGVQASGQNISQQALQNLQLQLNPGTFLIQAQTVTPSGQITWQTFQVQGVQNLQNLQIQNTAAQQITLTPVQTLTLGQIAAGGALTSTPVSLSTGQLPNLQTVTVNSIDSTGIQLHPGENADSPADIRIKEEEPDPEEWQLSGDSTLNTNDLTHLRVQVVDEEGDQQHQEGKRLRRVACTCPNCKEGGGRGTNLGKKKQHICHIPGCGKVYGKTSHLRAHLRWHSGERPFICNWMYCGKRFTRSDELQRHRRTHTGEKKFVCPECSKRFMRSDHLAKHIKTHQNKKGIHSSSTVLASVEAARDDTLITAGGTTLILANIQQGSVSGIGTVNTSATSNQDILTNTEIPLQLVTVSGNETME